cggacaatcAAGCATCAtctatggaaattgtgtgcaccaattcaaccgtctggacatccgccttcaaggtccggacgctcaaagccttattatggtaattacgtgcagctgaagtgcaaccgtccgaacgctagggaaacaccgtccggacgcggccctattatggaagctttcagcgctagtttggaaaggtggttgcagttgaccgttcggacgctcggtcaagccgtccggacaccctcgattattttgatcataactctTTGGTccaatatcggattgggacgaaattgacgtcattggaaagctaacgaaaaatgatGCAATTTGATGGCCTGGACGGCCAATAGAATCGTCCGAATGGGCAACCGTCAGGAAGGAAACATCAAGCATTCGGACGGCCCTGCTGAAATTcgagaatttttcagaattgctttttaGACACGGAAATAattgcccgtccggacacccaagTCTGCCGTTCGGACGCACGTGCTAGAGACTCcgattctgactagaattagggcttctaaagcctataaataagaggctctaggcatgcattttgCACATAATTCAGTAGTGACTttcttacagcttagagagggtgtttagtgagatattgaagatctgctagctctctacctttttccagtgtgtgatttgatcagctgtgaagtctatcttaggggttaaccataaggtaaatgattccattaaagatcccttcaggtaggagacctggttgggaggcgttcgtgttaggctatacgttatagtgcaaggtacgaccactgcatcatgggtatgtgagtgctactactttgtatctagtcttgtctttagaatagtggatatcttgggtttggctgccacggagtggtttttctcttaattgagtttccacttcgtcaacaaaatatttgtctcctttaattccgcatttaatattttgttgcatactgttcccacacacttgttaaaattaaaagtccaataatttccaatttttattttatttttttcaaattaagatTGGTCTAAGGGTAGATTTATAATGCCATGTCAGCGGAAAATGATGAGAAAATGACAAGGGGatacaaaatatcatttctcaactTTATATATGTTGGACTTAAGTTTTGAAGGCCAAACCGCCTTAATTCTTTTTGTTCTATGTTTCTCTATGTTCTCTTCAATTTGCTTTCTATCTTGAATTTCAGCCGTTTTAACGCTACCAAAGGTTTATTTTTCACTCAAACATTCGTTTTATTTGCATTCctcatatttcttttaattgatgtgAAACTAATTTGTTCACAAATTGGAGCACACAGACGTAGGGGTCACAATTCGTATTCGTGTATCGAGACatgtgtataagactatataggtaaACCATACCCGATTCATTTAATGAAACGAGTTAGACCATTCAACCCTAATCTGCTAATTTAGTATTGGGTTTGCGAGTCGAGTAAAAAATTGTCGGCCCTAAAAACTGTGTGTTGGGTTCAAGTCGTGTTGATATATGagtataagaaaatatatatcaacCCCAActcgacttatttaattaaatcggTCAGATGCTTTAACCCCAACTCGCAAATTTAGTGTGTTGGATtcactaggggtgtaaatctgGTTCCGGTTATTGGATTTTCAATAACCGGGACCGGATCCGGGTACCCCGGGTAACCCgggtttaaatatatatatatatatttatatatatttttgggcatgtttttagtattttaggcattaggccttttttttttgtgtgggaGACTTCATTGGGCTTTATATATTCAGTTATTAGTTATATATACAAAGAGTTGTAGTGCAGGTTTTGTTCGTTGGTTGAGGGACTTCAGCTCAGCAGGTGGCCCTATGAAGGCTAATGCACAAGCAGAAAACACACTGAAAAGGACACAAGGCACACCAAATTTAGCGGCAGTTTCAGGGATCcagtacaaagaaaagaagaactgaagaaaaaatgaaggcagcgtgaaaagttgaaaactgaaaaaaaaataaataaataaataaataacaaaataaaaaagaaaataaaaacccaccttgaagaagaaatgaaaagaagaaatgaagacaaGAAGAGTGACACCGGACTAGTAGAGGCGGAAATTGGACAACAGAACaaagaagattgaagaagagACGAAGAGTACTGTGAGGTAGGCATGTGGCGTGAAGCGTGAGGCTGCAGGCACTGAGGGACGGAGGTCTGAGACTCTGAGGGTATGATACTATGATTTACTGATTTTATTAGTGATTTAGggttaaaacaataaaacttaaaagttaaaaacttaaaacgtaaaagcctaaaactagtaaaactgtaaaaaaaaagtaaaagactaaaaggctaaaaactaaaaagggcAAGCTGTACTCTGTAGGCACAGGGGCCTGGAAAGagggggtattttttttttaataattaaaaattggtCCCGGGTTCCCGGTTTAACCgggtattttaaaaacatgtacCCGGGACCGGGTACCTGGTTTTAAATAACCGGGTACCTACCCGAATTCCGGTTTTCCGGTTTTCCGGCCCGGTTAGTGCCCGGTTCCGGATCCGGTCCAGTTATAATCGGTCTGGATTTACACCACTAAGATTCAcaaatcgtataaaaaattatcaaccctaCACGATTGTTTACCTTTAGAGCTGTGGAAAATCATTGTAATTGGGGGATTCTTGAACAACACGATACTAAGAATGATTGAATTGGGTTAGAAAGTCCGGTTGTTTGGCGTTGGGATGGAGTTAGATGCCCCAAAATACATGCCTACCAACAGTACTACTGTGATTGGCATTGGCATGTGGGGGAAACGAATTCAATTTCCGCACATGCAAGGTTCTCATCTCCTCCACCTTTCTCTATTTCACTTCCTCAAGACTCAATTAAGTGGAATGAATGCTCAAGGATGAATGCCATAATTTGGTTTTGCTAGATTTGGATGAGGGATGATTCTCTTCGATGCAATGAATCAAATGGATCATGCatatcggttttttttttttttttttttttaaataaatttattttattggagaaacttcacttaattctcttgaattttcatcacttttaaaatcTCTTTCCAAAAGTTcgaaaactcttaatttagtgtatctaacgtactttcaatttttttcaatctcactCTTCCCATTAGGGTTTGGAGTTAAATTAGACTGTCAAAGGATAGATTACCCTTATACCCTTGTAAactatataaaattacaaaattaccttTCAATTACaactacattttcttttttaaacaaaaaaagagaaaaaaaaaatacaggaaaATTTTGGTAATTTCTATGTCAtacgttaggatttaacagtaaatcttAACAGAAGGGTAAGAATAcaataaattgagagtttttaaattttaagggaTATCGAGATTGCAAAAGCGATGAAAGTTTAAGAAGATCAAGTAAACtttcccttattttattttatcggTGTAATATAGATTGCCATGTATTTTTTGGTTGGTgaacaacatattttttttaaaaaaaaaaaatctcatgtgatcataagcacatttttttttttttttttttttcagattgtCGGTGaatctcttatttatttattaattttttgagattagcgattattaaaaatactatatatgtatttgCACATGCGCacactattttattttggtggtcaactatatatatataaggagttAGAAAAACCAAACCTCTGGTCATTAATCGTTTTTTCAGGTTTGGAGCTATACTTTTGActgctttttatatatatatatatatatataaataagagttGTTTCTAGCATTTTTCTGGATGACGTGAAAAATCacattttgagataatttttttatattaaattcatGTCATCCAGCAAGACACCAGAAAGACACCAAAAAAAACTCcagcatttctcatatatatatatatatatatatatatatatatatatatataatttcgtAGTTTGACTGTATAACAAATGATATCTTCaacatatatgaaaaaatgaaaaaaagaaaaggttcaTAGATTATGcatatttcttgttttttcggGTAAATAAGATAAATACACACTAGTTGAAGCTCTAAGTACATGTACAGCTTTCTTCTCCATATACAAATGTGAGATGGAAATAAATGAACATTTCGTAGTTTGACTGTACAACAAATGATATCTTCaacatatatgaaaaaatgaaaaaaataaaaggttcaTAGATTATGcatatttcttgttttttcggGTAAATAAGATAAATACACACTAGTTGAAGCTCTAAGTACATGTACAGCTTTCTTCTCTGTTAAGGAATTTCCCGTCATTGATTGAAATGGTAGAGAGATGAGCTGGAGTCTACAGCTAAGAGCGGAGCTATTTGATATGAAGTGGGAGACTTCtctctaattaatatttttgtcttattaatcgATGATCGTCCGCCACCGATCAGAGAAAGTAGGGACGATTCGGTATAAGCGCCTGGGTTCATGggctcaaattaattaaggaaaagaaaagcatcTTCGAGTAATAAATGTTGACGTGAAGGACATTTAAGAGGggcagacatataaaaggtttgGGCTGATAAAAAAGAGAGGTATCTTCTTCTAAATACACACGCACTTCTTCtttctaaagaggttttttccCACCAATtctaacttgatcgtcggaggaggcgttGTCGGGACACCCCAACGACCCCTTTTGTTTTGCGTTTGGATTTGTTGCAGGAACGCCGGGAGGACGCCCGCACAGCATGTACGGCCTATCAACACCGTGTGGCCAAGTATTATGATAAGAAGGTTAGACCCAGAGAGCTTCAAGTTGGCGATTGGGTCCTGCGAAAGGTCAACCTGATGACTCAAGAGCCTACTGATGGTAAACTGGGACCGAACTGGGAAGGGCCGTACAGAGTCGTTAGCTCCTGTGGAAACGGGGCCTATCGCCTAGCTACGGAGCAAGGGAAAGCGCTCCCAAGGGCTTGGAATGTAGAACACCTCAAAAAGTATtacttttgaaattcttgtctTGTAAAGTGAAGCTTTTGTTGTATTAATTCCGAAAACATTtggaccccctgtctccggacaggggggtaatggagcccgcccccacgaggggaTGAACGGGTGGACtccctgtctccggacagggggttatgggagcccgcccccacgaggggaTGAACGAgtggaccccctgtctccggacaggggggtaatggagcccgcccccacgaggggatgaacgggtggaccccctgtctccggacaggggggtaatggagcccgcccccacgaggggaTGAACGGGTGGACctcctgtctccggacaggggggtaaGGGAGCCTGCCCCCACGAGGGGATGAACGGGTAgaccccctgtctccggacaggggggtaagggagcccgcccccacgTGGGGATGAACGGGTGGACctcctgtctccggacaggggggtaagggagcccgcccccacgaggggaGGAACGGGTGGACTCCCTGTCTCCAGACAGGGGGGTAATggagcccgcccccacgagTGGAGGAACGGGTGGACtccctgtctccggacaggggggtaatggagcccgcccccacgaggggaTGAACGGTTAAACctcctgtctccggacaggAGGATTAAAGGGAGCCTGCCCCCACGAAGGGATGAATgggtggaccccctgtctccggacaATAAGATAACGTTTGACTGCTCGGTTTAGGATCACTTCAGTTTACCCCTTCCACATAACAAATCCCTCCGTTCCTACTTTGTAGCAACGCATAGATTTGGAGGGGAGAGTGGGGTAAGTGATCCCGCCTCCTCGGACGTTCGTATGTTCTCATTTGGTACGGGAACAACATCTAAAGGAGATatttaaaaagagagaaaagaacatGCTTATTGATAAGATACACAGTTACatgttgtaaaatatttgggcTGGCGTACATGGGGGTGAGTCGGGTGCCAACAGGTCACCGACCTCTTCCGCTTCCTCCCCATGGAGGAGTTGTCAGGAGGCGACATCCCTAGCAGACGGGAACCCAGCGGTTCAAAGGCACAGGTGGCTAATGCAAAGTTGGAGAGTGGCGAGAAGTTGGACGATGGGGTCCACTGAACGCCGGAGTGGACCCTAAAGCAGGCGACTCCCAACTGGGCATGGCAAGCAATGGGATATCTCCGGCGTAAAGTCGGAGATCGCGCCTCCCTTGCTAGATAAAGCCGAAGATCATGCATCCAAGTGGGTCTAAATGCTGGAATTGGGACACTCCTAACTCCATGCCTAAGTGCTGGAAACGCGAACACGACACGACTCCAAATGAGAAAAGGCAAGTGCGAGAGCTTGAGATGAAAATATGATGGACGAGAAGTCCAGagatacatacatatataggtGCGAAATTGTTTAAATGCATTTGCTATTCCCATAATGGCAGGTATACCTAACGCTGAAAAGTTAGATTGAAAATCAATTCGGGCCGGTAGCCATTAATGGAGTGAGACCAGACGAGATGTTCATTAATGGCAGTAATAAATGAAATATACGAATCTCCTTTTCATTGAAATGATAAAGCAAAGCAGTACATCgatattttcaaaaagaaagaaaggagttATCAGGGGTTGCCGGGGGCGCGACTGGAGGAAGGAGCCCCTTCTCTGGATGAAGAGGAAGTGGACCCCGACTTTGAGTTTCCTGCCGGGGCGGGTTTAGAGGTTTTCGAGCTCCAATCGGCTACATGAGGGAATTGGTCGACTCCTAGCTTGGCCATGGTCTCCAAGGCCTCGTCCGGGATCTGGATGGTGCTGATGTCGAGATCCTTGAAGGACTCGTCGCCGGGAGGGGCACTTCTGGCAACACCTCTCAAGTGTTCGAAGCCCCAATTGAAGCCCACGGCCCATGATGTATCTCGGAGCTCTGGAACCTGGGAAAGCTCCCTGGTGAGCTCAACCACTTGAAGGTGGAGCTCTTCCATCCTCTCCACCGCTTCTCTCCTTTCCTGGTACGCACTAGTCTGTTCGTCGAGAGCTTGCTTTTTGTCAGCGATGGCTTGTTCGAGCTCCGACGTTACCCGGTCCCTAGCGGGATTGGACAGTTGCCCGCAAGGAGCCAGAGGATTGAAGCTCTACCCCCAATGTGGCCTCGAGTTTGGCCTTCTCGGAAAGAGAATCTTTTAGCCGAGTTTGGGCTACGGATAGATTGCTCTCAAGGATCTCCATGTCGCGGACCATTCTCTCTCAGCTGGTCAAAGTGCTCTGTAGTGTGCTTTCCCGGAGTTCGGATAGTTTTTGGAGCCTTAGCCGGTGCTTCTCGGACTCGGCCAAAGCTCTCCTCTGCCCCTGGGACTCCTCTTCCAACTCCTTTACCCGAGCCTGTAAGGACTGAATGGCCTCACGTTGGTCTTGCTCGGGTTCCCGAAGACTCCTCCAGGATGCGGCAACGTCCACGGCGAACTAAGTAAGAATGAGGCGTCAGTACTTGAACGGAGAGGGGagataaactaaaaataaggaatGTCAGAATCATATACCTGAAGGATCTTTCCGGTAAGCTGCTCGGCATAGCCCTCCACTGGGAGCTCCCCGAACAGGGGGCTGTAGTCCGGGGTGACTAGGGAGCTCAGAGCTTCCAAGGGACATCCTGCTAGCCCGTGGGTCTGAAAGTCCTGTCGTCGCCCAGCAGTCGCAGAATCGGAAGGGAGAACGGAGGTAGAAGCTTGGGGCGACGTGGGGACCGGAATCGGAGTCGAAGACTCAGGCCTGATGGGAAAAGCGGGCATCGGAGAGGCCTGCCCGAGCGCCTCCCTTTTGGAGGCCACCTCTTCTTGCAGTTTGTTGAACTCCTGAGAGAAAGTATCCGGCTCCTCCCTCAGTGGTGATTGAATTGGTGACCCCCTGCGAGGAATTTCGTCTCCCGCAACAACATTAACTCCGGGGCTCGCTTCAGCCCCCGGGTGGGCCACAGGTTCGACCGGAGAAGTCACCGAAGTGATAAGTGTAGGAAGGGAGGCAGTGGTTGGAGGATTCTGGCTGCCAGGAGGCGTGTAAACCTTGGCCATGGCCAATATCCGGCCAAGCATAAAACTGCTATCCCGTTGAGCTCGAAGTTTTTTGGATTCGGGACCTTCGTCGGCCCCCGGAGAGACCCTCTTCCCTTTCTGCTGAGGCAGGGGCGCCTCAGGTTGAATAACCGAATCTTCTGCAGGTTGGGGAGGAGGGTTGGGATCATTCGGAGAAGTAGGAGAGTGCTCTACCACCTCGATAGTTGCAGCGGTGGCCACATCTTTGGTGACGTCTTCGAAAGAAATGGGAGGCGAGCGGGCACCCGAACCAGGGAAGGAAGGGCTCGTCCGAGGGTCTCGGGGAAGAACCTTTATGGCTGGGGAAGAATTCCCCTCCTCTTCCTCGGATGAAGCCTCGGCTACCTCATCAATCTCCCTCATAATAGAATCGTCGGAGCCGATCGATGAATCAGAAGATGGCCTGTCCGGAAGGGCCTGAGGAACTCGGGAGGCCGGGGCCTGTGGTTGATGAACCTTCGAAGAGCGCGTTCTTCGGGGAGACTGATTGGCCTGCCTCCCTGACGTACTCCCCTTTTGGGCGACCTTCCTCGGAACCTTGCCCGGAATGGGCCTACTGGTCGTGACGGACCACCCAACTACCGGGGCTCCCCGCTTgtccaaaattactttttgctctGGGATTTGATACCCAAAGCATTCGTTCAGGCTTTGGACTAAAACAAGGTTTTCGTAGTCGATCGACGACTGAACAGCCCTGGCCGAGAAGGAGAGCATGGTGTTGACCTCCTTGATTTTAGCGACGCTCAGTGTAGGAAGGATCCGTAAGTCGTCGACCAATGGCCTCCATTCTCTAGGCACCCGTTGGGAGTCCGAAATAACCGACTGGGAGGGACATTCCCATTCCCCGGAGACCCGAAAAAACTGCTCTCTCCAACCTTTGTTGTTCCCGTACTTACGTTGGTCGAGGTAGATGAATATCGGATCTTGGCGCACCCGCAGCTCGACGGCACCGTCTTTGGTAGACGGACGGTATATACTGAAGAATTGGGCAGAGTCCATCTCAGTTCCGAGGACCAGCCGCGACAGGATGGATGACGCCACCACGTACCTCCAACCATTCGGAGCGATCTGGCCGGGGGCCACCCCGAGGAACGCGCAAACCTCGCGAACGATTTTCGGGAACGGAAGTCGAACCCCTGCCATGAACATGCGCTCTGTCAAGGTAACTTCGCCCCCGGCTATCCCCCGCGATTCAGGTTCTTGGAAGAAGATGTTGACAGATGGGCCGATGTCATAGGCCCTCCGAAGAGTCGCCTCGTGGCACGCCAACCAGGTCGACTCTAACCGATCTTCCGGCGGCACCAAACGCGCAACCCCAGGTCTGACAGTGGGAGGGGAGACAACGGCCAAAGGAACAGGCTCTTCAGGGGCATCCACAAGACTCCTGGATGCTGGATCTCTGCGAGTGATGGCCATGTGGAGTTCGGAGGAGGTAATGAAGAGAAAGAGccgagaaaagaagaagatgaagacagAATGAGCGACGGAAGAAATGAACAGAGCTGAAGCCGAAGGGAGATATTTATAACGAATTCGACAACCTCTGAGAAACGGAGAGGTGTGCGACTATTTGATTGATGGCAGCGAATTAATTCTGTAACCGGCGCGGAAGTCAAAAGGCCTTCTTGTCATCATCATTACGCCGCACGTTAAGGTCCCTGATCCCTGAAAAAACGCGCCTGTTCGGTGTAGGAACGTTTCCAGTCCCTCCACAGCAAACTGGTCACGCTGGAGAAAGGTGAAATCAAATGTCCTCTCCTTGGGGCCCACCGTGGAGGCCTGAACACCCTCAAATTAAATGGCGGGAAGAGACAATCCCGGAAAAAGTGCTAGAATTCTCTTCCCCTTCATCAAGGATGGAGAAAGAATTCGGGGGGTAAGTGTTAAGGAATTTCCCGCCATTGATTGAAATGGTAGAGAGATGAGCTGGAGTCTACAGCTAAGAGCGGAGCTATTTGATATGAAGTGGGAGACTTCtctctaattaatatttttgtcttattaatcgATGATCGTCCGCCGCCGATCAGAGAAAGTAGGGACGATTCGGTATAAGCGCCTGGGTTCATGggctcaaattaattaaggaaaagaaaagcatcTTCGAGTAATAAATGTTGACGTGAAGGACATTTAAGAGGggcagacatataaaaggtttgGGCTGATAAAAAAGAGAGGTATCTTCTTCTAAATACACACGCACTTCTTCtttctaaagaggttttttccCACCAATtctaacttgatcgtcggaggaggcgttGCCGGGACACCCCGACGACCCCTTTTGTTTTGCAGACAACTTGAAGAACACTCATTTGAATTTCATCAACCTCGTGAACTTTGATACACGGCGTTGTCCGGGATTCCAAGTCGTCAGCTCCAGAAAATTTGTTAACATTCTCCATATACATATGTGAGATGGAAATAAATGAACATTTCGTAGTTTGACTGTACAACAAATGATATCTTCaacatatatgaaaaaatgaaaaaaagaaaaggttcaTAGATTATGcatatttcttgttttttcggGTAAATAAGATAAATACACACTAGTTGAAGCTCTAAGTACATGTACAGCTTTCTTCTCCATATACATATGTGAGATGGAAATAAATGAACAGCTTATCGAGAAATTGGGTACTGGAGAATGAAACGCACGCTTCGTTGTCGTTTAGAACTAGAAACTAGCTAGCAAGGGTTTGGagaaattaaacttaattagagAGAATTAGTGGGCTAAAAGAAGGGTTCCACCACCTTTCATCATGCTCTTGAACTCATCAAAATTAACCATTCCATCCCCATCCCTGTCAACCTTCCTAATCATCTCCTTGCAATCCTCAACTTTCTTCCCTTCCTTCAACCCCAAGGCACACAAAATCACACCCAGCTCCTCCACTGTAATCAACCCATCCCTATCTTTATCAAACACATCAAAAGCCTCCTTCAAATTCTCCTCCTCTCCGCCGCCTTCCTTTCCGACGCCCTCTGCGCCGCCGCCCCCTTCACCAGCCATCGACTCGCACAACAtgcagaattcttcaaactcGATCAACCCATCTCCGTTGGCATCCACTTTGACGACCATTTCTTCAACCTCCTTCTCTGTCATGAGGATTCTGAGGTTCTTCAGTGACTCCCTCAGCTCCTGCTTTGTTATGAATCCGTCGCCGTTTTTGTCGAAGGTAGCGAATATCTTCTTCAGCTCAGGCTTGTTGTCCGAGTTTGAAGATGCGGTGGAAATAGCTGTAGGATTTTTGTCGGGTGGAGTACTGTGTTTCAACCATGCAAACAACTTCTTGGtgggaaaatgaaagaatataTAAAGGAAGCCAGCAAGAAATAGAAGAGCTAATAGGAGTACGGTAATTACCATCATTTCTGTTTGCCTAATacaaccaaagaagaaaaagataaggaAGATAGAGGAGAAGAAGTGCAGCACAGAGATAGAGGAGAGAAGGTAGAGAAGTTTCGTTTGTTTGTGATGGGATTTTTGGTCTTCAGCATTCAAGAAGATTACGCGGTATTTGGTGGTGCTTCTGATCCCACAAACCGCGTGAACCTAATGACTATAAAGTAAATGAATATATTTTGGTCACGCCTGGTGGCATTCGAATACTATGCTGTTCGACCAATCAAAGGCACTTGTCAATGACCTACTTTTTAGTGAGGATTCCTTTTATAAAGTTTTGAGAAAACTTAACAAAGACTCTACGAACTTTCGCCAGATTTGAACTAATCccttaaaatttacaaaattttcaGTTTAAACCAGGGAACTTCTaactttttgaaatgattttcattTGTTAAGGTTTGAA
The Alnus glutinosa chromosome 14, dhAlnGlut1.1, whole genome shotgun sequence genome window above contains:
- the LOC133858127 gene encoding calmodulin-like protein 3, with product MMVITVLLLALLFLAGFLYIFFHFPTKKLFAWLKHSTPPDKNPTAISTASSNSDNKPELKKIFATFDKNGDGFITKQELRESLKNLRILMTEKEVEEMVVKVDANGDGLIEFEEFCMLCESMAGEGGGGAEGVGKEGGGEEENLKEAFDVFDKDRDGLITVEELGVILCALGLKEGKKVEDCKEMIRKVDRDGDGMVNFDEFKSMMKGGGTLLLAH